AATTGACAGTTACAGATCTGATTCTTGTGTTGAATACATTACAATGaattttttttagtatttgaGTTCGACATCTGCTGCATGTGAGGCATATGGTTTGAACTTTGGTGTCTaattgcttgtttttgttttctctctgtctcaggtGGTGTGGATAATCTTTTACACAGCTCTACATTTTGACTGAGAGGAATCCATGGGACactaaatacaaacatttctgtTGAAGTAAATTGTCAAGACAAGAGGAACTCCATGACTTGAGGGGTGTAAACACTCCTACATTCAGTATGACTTTTCAGTCAGTGCAGTGTATCATGGGAATCCTAGTTTGATTCACAAGATCCTGCAACACGACCGTGACGAACGTGTTGAAATGCTGTACATCTCTCAAATGTGGGGGTTCCTTTCAAGGCAACCCTCCATTACACTTCccataaatgttttatttccttcattACTGGCTTGTCATCacctctgttaaaaaaaaaaaaaaaaaacactaacattTTAAGAAAACTAATAAAATCAGATGAGATTAGTTGCAGTTCTACGGATTTTAATCTGAGGAGGGATTTGGTATTTGTTGGATCCTTCTTTTTAGAGGAGTGACAGATTTTAgactgcaaaaataaaaaaaacacctactTAAATGAATCAATCAGGTCAATCTGTGTTACAAAGATGCCTTTTAGTGccgggacaaaaaaaaagcatcctaGTGGATTTAAAGAACTACTAGAGGATTTAGTTTGTGCCAACTTTTAAATAATTGGTCTTAGATTTCACTCTAAAATAACTTATTTGACTTAAGAAAATAAtcagagtttaaaaataataactgtaaaGCACATGGTCAGATCTATTAGGGTAACCAGCTACATTATGTGATGTTAAGGGTTGAGTTGTCCTTGTTCTTACTTTTTTTGCTCATAGGATATGAACACAGCATTTTGATATAAAATCTGTGAGCAGTTACTTCTTCTAAAGCGTATGAGCCCAACAAATATGAAACATGCTGCAGCTTACCACGGCTTAAATCTCACTTGAGCCAATTTTAACACCATATAACAAAAATGATAGCGGTATGGTACACATATCAGCTGATCTCCCAATGCAAGTGTCTGTCAGTAGTTTCACAGAACGTTACTTCAGTCAGAAACTTAAGTTATGTCAATCCAAAAAGTTTCCTCGAGAGCAAAGACGGAGGAAACATGCATGCCATTTTCAGATGCAAATGTTCACAGATGGAAGCTAAACAACAATCTGTGCACGGCCATGACTTGCTGTTGGTACATTTAGATGTCTTTTACTGATGCCGTTAGTTAGGAGGGTagaattaatttaaatgtattatttgtttcTCACATGTAGCTTCCAGATCAAAGTCttacctgttgtttttttttaaaattaatttaaactCGTCTGTAAATTTTGTACAACGTCCTTTTCGTCAAATCCACCTTGTGTTACGcagatttatttgtgtgtgtgtgttatatcttGTTTGATGTAACATATCTCTCAGTATTTTATAGGGAACTTTAAAAAGCCAGTTCTCAAAAAGTTCTTGCAATGATACTGTCATGTTAGATACACAGCTGGTGTTTGAAAGGATTGTATTTTATGATCAAATTTTTTGGGAATCATTAAAACATGGGCTTTATTTGGCCTCCATTTTCAAACAGAcggcttttgtttttattgagatGTAGAATTTCGATGATCAGTTTATCGTATCCCTATGTAGCCTCTATCTTCATATCATGAATATAAATTGATCTCATTGCAACTACTTCATTTATTGTTGCCACCGTATTGTATGAATGACTTGCAAATCCCTGATCCTGAATGTAAACGAGTAACTTTAGCTGTTGTGTAAATGTAAAGTAGTCAAAACTACATGACTTGTTCTAAGTTTAGTCTGGGTGTATTTTAGCAGAACGGTAACATAGGAACTGAATTGCTGAACGAAGTTGGttgcagctgcagctcatctCGGACGGCTTTGACATCATTCATAAACTCTCGCTCAAATCATGACGTCATATTGGATTgagggagagaaacacacacacacacacacacacacacacacacacacacacacacacacacgtgtgacGTAGAGTCCAAGATGGCGGCTCCCCTTTCCACGATGAAATTTTGGAAGCCGGGTAAGTACGAAAATAGACATTTATACGGCATTTTAATGCATGTATTTCGGGGTTTGCATAGATGAACCACCGGCTGCTATTAAAGTTGAGTCCGCCTCGGCGTGGCTGCCGACACGTTCACACTGCAGCTTACGTGACATCCGCAGCCACTTCGGTCCAGCCACGGTAACGTTACCTCTGCGGAATTTAAGTTTGGAACCTGCCAAAATATCACATGCAACTCTTTTGCAACGTagagtcacaaaaaaaaaaacaacaacctctgaATTCAAGCTATGTAAAGGGAAACAGTGAAGGTTTGGTTTCCTCCATGTCCTTGGTTATATGTCAGCACtttgcactaaaaaaaaaaaaaaaaacccatttaaGCTATCTTCCTCTTCTAGCTTCAGCCTGCtgagatttaaataaaacatgttatctCTGCTTGCACCATCTGTTTGGCTCCAGGGTCTGAGGCGCCGGGAATCTCCGAGGAACGCGAGCTCAACTCCGAGACCACAGGCTCCCCCATCGTCTTCAACCCGCACACCGCCCTCTCCATCGAGAAACAACGACAGAAACTTCCCGTTTTCAAGGTCTCACGGCGACCCTACACACGCATTCACCAAACaatacttgtgtgtgtgtgtgtgtgtgtgtgtgtgtgtgtcttctgtgaTGTTTCATTAAACTATCATGTTCAATATTTCCTCTCCAGCACAGAAACAACATCTTATATTTGGTGGAGAGCTACCAGACTGTCATCATAGTTGGGGAGACAGGATGTGGGAAGACAACACAGATACCTCaggttgggaaaaaaaacaaaaaaactaaggattactgagaagaaaagtgagatttgatgtttgttgttgttgttgttcgcCTACCCTccaaatatgcacacacacacagtctaacCGCTAAAGGCACAACATTGCCGCAGTGGACTGGTACCCTTCATGTGGTTTAACTCCCATTGTGTTTTAATATGACCTTGTCTTGATGCTAAGTGGCCATATTTTTACTGAGCAGGCTTTGGACCACATCAGTAAAGGGTTTCATTTATGCAGTGTGTGCTTTTTCTGCAACATCAATGTCTTCATCTTTTAGctctttttcattattttaaatctaCCTTCTCTTTTTGTCATCTGACTCCTCTCAGTACCTGCTGGAGGCTGGCTGGGCAGCAGAGGGGAAGGTGATTGGAGTGACACAGCCCCGACGTGTGGCTGCTATCTCTGTAAGACCCGTACTGACTTTTCCGTTAACGCTCAGCTGCTCTGTCACCGCCTGCCAATGTCATTTCACTGCAAGTCACTTGAGTTCACACTGACTGAAGGGACACACGTTTATATTCTGTACTTTCAACCCCTTTTCCTTCCTGCTGATAGGTAGCTAACCGTTTAGCAGAGGAGCGGGGGGCCTTGCTGGGACATGAGGTGGGCTACACCATCCGATTTGATGACTGCTCTGATCCCCATGCCACAAGGATCAAGGTATTGTATTCCTCAGCTGCGTCCTTAACTCTTCATTGCCAactgttttttatgtttacttCCTTCACCTAATTGAACCTGTGTGCTTCAGTTCCTTACAGATGGCATGCTGGTCCGGGAGATGATGTCTGATCCTCTTCTGAAAAAATACAGGTACATGAATTCGATTAAGGCATGATGTAAGCTGTTTTAGTACTCAGAGCGCTGACCGATATTGCGATTTAGGGATATATTTGAGCAGATATGGGCTTATAACAGAGACAAGTTGGTATTTGCGTTATTTTATTCCAAGTGCTACAATTTGTAATCTTTTTGAACAGGACCTGTAATGCAGAAAACAATTTAGAAAATAGTGTAAATCACACAGTTCTGTTTTCATGTGCTCCAACAAGActgtcctgtgcatgtgtgatcattttaaacacttttttttgttgaagaaagCCGCCGTCTGAGAATCTTTGCATTGTCCTGTCTGAACAAAAGCACGCAGAAAAAGCTGTGTTTCATTGCTGCTCTCACAAATGAAGGAATGACTGTAACCTTTGTTGTCCCGAAGGGGATTTGCCTTGCACTGAGAGCATGAAAACGTCAATGACAAAAGGTGTCAGTCAGCAGCCATACTGGACAGCACATAATAACATAAATCTCGACTAAAACATGCATGAAACAGAATATATGACCAGACTAACACCGAGCTCTAGTGTGTGTGTCCGCCTGGAATCAACGCCACACCACTCAGCGTTCACTGTATGTCTCCCATCTGTGAAAGTTTGTATCCATATTGGTCTCAAAATTCCATTCTCATCAGGATGTAGTATTCACTGTGGATATTGTGACTTACTGGAGGTTGCTAATATCTTTAACAATGGTCTCTGTTGTATTTAATAGTTCTTGTTATCAACGACAGTGAGACAGTTTTCAGCCGTCTTGCAACGTTTTGGGTGCGGAAAAAAGGAACGCTTTTGTGGAACATGTGGACTTGTCATTAAAGTTCAGACTGGGTTGTATTCCTaccagtgttttcttttgttgttttcagtgtgttgATGCTGGATGAAGCACATGAGAGAACCCTGTACACAGACATAGCCATTGGTCTACTGAAAAAGGTAATTTCAGAAGATTTTATTACTCAAGAGCCCAGAGAAACACGCTTTCTGTTTCGTTTTTTAACCTTGTGACTTTTCTTCTCTGCACCAACTGCGTCTCTGATTCTTCCATAGATTCAGAAAAAGCGCCGAGACCTGCGGCTGATCGTGGCCTCTGCCACTCTGGATGCCAAGGTGACTACATCGTTAAGATGAGCAGATATGCTTGATAAGCgagaataaagaaacaaagagacacagtcAGAGGAAAAGTTGATGTTAGGTCAGATCCTGCTGTACTGACAATACACTGATGAAAGACCGACACAATCAGGCCACGACTGTGCTCAGCGTTAAACAAATCAGCTGAAATGCAACATCAGACATCTACTCTACTTCCTGTTCAAAGAACAGCTTTTATCTTTATGCAAATGGTTAACTAATACTGCCACGGTATGTTACATCCTTATTAGAATGAAAGACTGAAGGCAGGATTAATATGTTAATGTTCCCCTTTCTTACTCTAatgtcatttttctgtgaagaaaTTTCATGACTTCTTCAATCTGAATGAGTCTGGCGATCCAAACAAGGACACGTGTGGAATTCTGACAGTTGAAGGACGCACCTTTCCAGTGGACGTCTTTTACACTGTCAGGTAGTCAAAGTGCACAATCCAGGAAATGCTGCAGGATCTGCATTTTGCATTCTGTGTAACGGAGCAACGTCTTACGTCTTGTTTATTCTCAGTCCTGTCCCAGACTATGTGAAGGCCACAGTGGAGACGGTGATGAAGATCCACGAGACAGAGGATGACGGAGATGTCCTGGCATTTTTAACAGGGCAGGTTAGTGACCACAACTTTAGAACTACTTAACTTCTATTAATGAAAGCATATAGATTATATACAATCACACTATACTTGTGATCATTCTCTCAGGAAGAGGTGGAGAAAGTGGTGTCCTTACTTCAGGAGCAGGCCAGGACTCTGTCACGATACGGCATGAAGAAACACCTCAGAATTTTGCCCATGTACTCTGGTCTACCTTACGCTGAGCAGATGAAGGTCTTTGAGCGGGCCCCGACATCTGTCCGCAAGGTCATTAtagtgatttgtttttgtgcatttatgaATAGAAGAAATCAGAAGAAATTTTAAAGTCTGTGTGCGTCCCTTTTTTCAGTTTACACTTCCAAATCCAACAACATTGAAAATGATCTTAATAATCAAACTCAGTTTCaattacatttcacatttttaatgctGCTCAAATTAATCTTCCTAAGATATTATTATGGACTTAATATAAATAGCTGGGATGATAGTTaatagtgcaaaaaaaatatgcttTATAATGACTTGGCCTCCATTGAAAGTACATATCTACACACATATCATTCATATTAGGTTTGAATCAAGTAAGTCATATAGAAAATTCTAAGAGTGACCTCAATGAATTACTCAAACTGTCCAGGTTTTGACACAGGGAACTACAGCTGTACAATGGTGTGATATACAactggggtggctgtggctcagttggtagagtcgtcgctgcttcggtggcggtgtatgaatggatttgtgttgtacttactctctgatgtacgccgctttggataaaagcgtctgctaagtgaattgtaacaactgttttatttgtctttcagATCGTGGTGGCCACTAACATTGCAGAGACCTCCATCACTATAAACGGAGTTGTGTTTGTCATCGACTGTGCGTTTGTGAAGCTTCGAGCCTATAATCCCAGCACTGCCATCGAATCTCTGGTGATAACTCCAATCTCCAAGGCTTCAGCCAGCCAGAGGGCAGGCAGAGCTGGGCGAAACCGACCTGGGAAATGCTTTAGACTGTACACGggtatgtgtgagtgtgcaatAGATAGAAGAGTGATGAGGAACAGTGCATCGTTAACATTTATGACAAACTGTCGCAGTCTTATCCTTCTCCCTTTGCCCTCTCTGCCTGTATTTTCTGTCACTCTTTATCAGTCCCTCCCTGTGTTCTTATTGCCTCTGTTGTGTTCATCAGAGGAGGACTTTGAGAAACTGCCTGCCTCGACTGTGCCAGAGATGCAGCGCACCAATTTGGCCCCTGTCATCCTGCAGCTCAAAGCGTTAGGCATCGACAACGTGCTGCGGTTCAGCTTCCTTTCTGTGAGTAGCTCTCTTTGCATCCACAGGGGTGGCTGTGATGTGTTCAAGCactgtgaaagaaaatgtactttacattttaattagcCAGAATGGCTCACGGCGTCTGGGGAAAGATGCATTGAAACTATAAAAATGAATGCAGTCATTGTGTGTAAGCGCTTTGAAATATGTTATGACAAGAACTCCCCATGTACACCAGATGTatactttttctgtctttcagagTGAAATTTACGGTTATTAGCCTTAacaagcatctttttttttttgattttgcagCCTCCCCCTGCTCAGACCATGGTGCAGGCTCTAGAGCTTCTCTACGCTCTTGGAGGTAAGATACAAATCTGTCggcagggagggggggaaaaaaaggaaaactataCCTCAACTGCAAGGCCAGTGTTCACAATTTGTGTCGGAAAGCATCTACGAAGCTCGGGTGTCCTTGCACATCATGCAGAATCTTAACCAGCTGTTGTGTCTGCTGGCAGGTCTGGACCATTACGGGCGTTTGACTGATCCCATGGGGGTGCGGATGGCAGAGTTTCCTCTCAGCCCCATGTTTGCCAAGATGCTCCTAGAGTCTGGAAACTTTGGCTGCTCCAAAGAGATTGTCACCATTGCGGCAATGATGCAGATTCAGAACATATTTGTTGTGCCGCCCAATCAGAAGAAAGCTGCTGTAAGTGAAAACAAGCTTTCAATAggagcatgttttttgttttgcagaaatGCTCTGTCAGCGTAACAATTATCCATTTTTTTGCTATCTTACCCTGCAGGCCCGAGAACACAGGAAATTTGCAGTTGCTGAGGGAGACCACCTCACAATGCTGAATGTGTATGAAGCATTCATTAaggtacagtgtgtgtttgtgtgtgtctatatcTAGTCATTTTTAAGGCTCAATCTGTTAAAGTGAACACAACACTTGGGGCTAAGTACAAGACAGGGAATAAGTTAActtggggtaaaaaaaaaggaaaaatgtccTCTTACCTGCAGCACCAGAAGAGCTCCCAGTGGTGTCAGGAACACTTCCTCAACTATAAGGGCCTGCTGCGGGCTGTGACTGTACGAGAGCAGCTCCGGCGACTCATGAACAAGTTTAAGGTTCCGCGGACTTCCAGTGAAGGTATGAgtgtgtcatttaaaaaaaaaaaaaatggtgttatAGGTGAGTCGGCAAACCTCTGTTAATTTCCTGTTTCTACTCTTAACTTTGTGCTTCCTTAAAGAAGATATTTGTACACAAGCATAGGGCAATAACAGTGTATTAAATGTATAAAGGAGTGTTCATTGCTACTTTCTTTTGCACAGGTGACCCTGATGTGATCTTGAAGTGCATTGTATTTGGGTTTTTTGCAAACGCGGCCCGCATTCACCACTCTGGTTCCTACAGGTGAGACATGCTCTCTAGCTGTTTCTTCAAATAGATGTTTTTCGTTTCCTAGCATTATCATACTTCAACAAACCAAATGACACTCTCTCATATTCAACTGCTCTGTCAGGACTTTACGAGATGACCGTGAGCTTCAAATCCACCCTAACTCTGTGCTATTTGGAGAGAAGCCTCCAAAATGGTCAGTGCATTCTCGACTCGTACAGAATGAATACACAGCAGTCAGAGATATTAAATTTGAAGTCTTTCACCTTGCCTCTTTTCCAGGGTTGTTTTCAATGAAGTGGTGCAGACAGCAAAGTACTACATGCGTGATGTGACTGCTGTTGAGTCCTCCTGGTTGGTTGAGCTGGCCCCTCACTTTTACAAGCAGGCCAAGGTAGGTGGAAGAAAGAAACACACGACTCTCTCTCTTGTGCTTTTAATGGTTAGAACTCTTGTGAATGTTTGGTAAAGGCTAGTTTGCTGCTGTTGGAGGTTTTGTTATATTGTTGTGTTGAATAATGTCTGTAATAGTTCATAATACTCTCTTAGCGTCTGACACCTCCATTTATTGACTGCCTTCATAATCTGCTAACAGgattattttaattaaactgtcttgtctctttcctcctccagcATGGTTCACTG
This region of Labrus bergylta chromosome 12, fLabBer1.1, whole genome shotgun sequence genomic DNA includes:
- the dhx35 gene encoding probable ATP-dependent RNA helicase DHX35; this translates as MAAPLSTMKFWKPGSEAPGISEERELNSETTGSPIVFNPHTALSIEKQRQKLPVFKHRNNILYLVESYQTVIIVGETGCGKTTQIPQYLLEAGWAAEGKVIGVTQPRRVAAISVANRLAEERGALLGHEVGYTIRFDDCSDPHATRIKFLTDGMLVREMMSDPLLKKYSVLMLDEAHERTLYTDIAIGLLKKIQKKRRDLRLIVASATLDAKKFHDFFNLNESGDPNKDTCGILTVEGRTFPVDVFYTVSPVPDYVKATVETVMKIHETEDDGDVLAFLTGQEEVEKVVSLLQEQARTLSRYGMKKHLRILPMYSGLPYAEQMKVFERAPTSVRKIVVATNIAETSITINGVVFVIDCAFVKLRAYNPSTAIESLVITPISKASASQRAGRAGRNRPGKCFRLYTEEDFEKLPASTVPEMQRTNLAPVILQLKALGIDNVLRFSFLSPPPAQTMVQALELLYALGGLDHYGRLTDPMGVRMAEFPLSPMFAKMLLESGNFGCSKEIVTIAAMMQIQNIFVVPPNQKKAAAREHRKFAVAEGDHLTMLNVYEAFIKHQKSSQWCQEHFLNYKGLLRAVTVREQLRRLMNKFKVPRTSSEGDPDVILKCIVFGFFANAARIHHSGSYRTLRDDRELQIHPNSVLFGEKPPKWVVFNEVVQTAKYYMRDVTAVESSWLVELAPHFYKQAKHGSLASKRSRVL